Proteins co-encoded in one Pararge aegeria chromosome 19, ilParAegt1.1, whole genome shotgun sequence genomic window:
- the LOC120632342 gene encoding putative transferase CAF17 homolog, mitochondrial has protein sequence MIFYQVNRILYKPHIINKFLRNVHTETTSSSNILYPLKSRGLLKVTGDDASVFLQGLITNDMNHFEEGTKSMYAMFLNNKGRVLYDTLIHKWNKEESFLIECDRKLVNVLQKHLKLYKLKRKVNIEDVNDEYLLYALKSTNVKDVSNEKINVYKDPRLTELGYRVISSVDVKDSDVAQTVGNDVVTESNEDGYKYLRYKLGVSEGADDLPPGTSFPLEANCDYLHGVSFHKGCYIGQELTARVHHTGVVRKRIMPLKFNETISNNIERDSVISASSNPKSNLGKLKGVVNNYGLGLLRIKEALDAKILSVANYSAEAQKPAWWPIEAPKELLKSE, from the coding sequence atgatattttaccAGGTAAATAGAATCTTATACAAGCCTCATATTATCAATAAATTCTTACGCAATGTGCACACCGAAACAACATCATCTTCGAATATTTTGTATCCCCTGAAAAGTCGCGGGTTGCTTAAAGTTACGGGAGACGATGCCTCAGTTTTCTTACAAGGGCTCATCACGAATGATATGAACCATTTTGAGGAAGGAACCAAGTCAATGTACGCTATGTTTCTCAACAACAAAGGCAGAGTCCTTTACGACACACTCATTCATAAATGGAACAAGGAAGAGTCATTTTTAATCGAATGCGATAGAAAACTTGTTAATGTATTACAAAAACATCTTAAACTTTATAAGTTAAAGCGGAAAGTGAATATTGAAGATGttaatgatgaatatttacTATATGCTCTGAAATCTACGAACGTAAAAGATGTATCTaatgagaaaataaatgtttacaaaGATCCACGCCTCACTGAACTAGGATATAGAGTTATATCTTCTGTTGATGTTAAAGATTCAGATGTTGCCCAAACTGTGGGAAATGATGTAGTGACTGAGAGTAATGAAGAtggttataagtatttaaggtaTAAGCTAGGAGTCAGTGAAGGGGCTGACGATTTGCCCCCTGGAACAAGTTTCCCTCTCGAGGCTAACTGTGATTATCTCCATGGTGTGAGCTTCCATAAGGGCTGTTATATTGGTCAGGAGCTCACTGCGAGGGTCCATCATACTGGAGTTGTTCGAAAACGTATAATGCCTctcaaatttaatgaaacaataTCAAACAACATAGAAAGGGATTCTGTAATATCAGCTAGCAGCAATCCCAAGAGTAATTTAGGGAAATTAAAAGGTGTTGTAAATAATTATGGATTAGGATTGCTAAGAATCAAAGAGGCTCTTGATGCAAAGATTTTAAGTGTTGCCAATTATTCAGCAGAAGCACAAAAACCTGCATGGTGGCCTATTGAGGCTCCAAAGGAGCTTCTTAAAAgtgaatga